The Edaphobacter flagellatus sequence TCCCGCTCACCCCGACAATACACAACGCCTCTCTCATGGATGGGAATATCTGCAGGAAACCTTGAGTGGCCCGTGGGAGGTATGGCACAGCCAGGAGATCGCCTCCTGGCAGAGCATCGCCATGCCGCACTGCTTCAACGCCTACGATGGTTGCGATCCCGATACTGCCTGCTACCGAGGCAATGGCTGGTACCGAACGCACCTTCCCATCGCCAATCCGTATCCCAACGGCCGCACATTGCTCCACTTCGAAGGAGCCGGTCAGGACACCACCATCTACATCGGTGACACCCTCATCGGCAAACACGTCGGCGGCTACGACGAGTTCGTCTTCGATATCACCGAAGCGGTCGCCAAGCTTCCTCCTCCGCCTCCACCCGATCCTAAAAAGAAAAAATCCGCTGACGGAGTTCCTGTCGCTATCCTCTGCGACAACTCGCGCGATCTCGACCGCATGCCGTCAGACCTTAGCGACTTCACGCTCTATGGCGGCCTCTATCGCCACGTCAATCTTGTCTATGCCCCAGTTGTTTCGCTGGAGGCTGTGCACATCAAAACAACTCTGCCCTCGCCAAAGTCGCCAGCGCAGATTGAAGTCGTCGCCACGCTTTACAACCCCGTCAAGTCGACTGACACCGTAACTCTTACGACAGAAATTCTGGATACCGCCGGAACCACAGTACACACAGCAAAGCAAACCTTAGCTCCCTGGACGGGCACCAAATCGCTCACAAATTTCTCTCTCCGCTCGCCAAAGTTATGGAGCCCTGCAACACCGCATCTCTATCAATGCCGCATAACCCTCAGCACCTCCGGCAGCGAAATCACCTCGCATGAAACCTTCGGAATCCGCCATACGGAATGGGTCGACCATGGTCCCTTCAAGCTCAACGGGGAACGCCTCTTGCTACGCGGAACCCACCGACACGAAGACCACGCCGGTTACGCAGCGGCCATGCCCGACGACCTCATCGAGCAGGAGATGCACCTCATCAAAGAATTGGGCGCCAATTTCATCCGCCTCGCGCATTATCAACAGTCCCGCCGCGTCCTTGAGCTTTGCGACTCGCTCGGCATCCTCGTCTGGGAGGAGATTCCCTGGTGCCGCGGCGGCATCGGCAGCGAAGTCTTTCAGGAGATGGGACGTCGCACACTCCGCAACATGATTACGCAGCACTATAACCATCCCAGCGTCCTGCTATGGGGACTCGGCAACGAGGACGACTGGCCCACCGAATACCCCGAGGTGAACCAGCAGAAAATTCGCGCTTACCTTTCTGAACTAAACGACCTCAGCCATCAGCTCGATCCTTCGCGCATGACCACTATTCGCCGTTGCGACTTCGCACGCGATATCCCCGACGTCTATTCACCATCGATCTGGGCCGGTTGGTACAGCGGCACCTATCCCGAATACCAGAAATCCCTCGAGACACAACGCGAGCGCGTCAAGCATCTCTTTCACGCTGAGTGGGGAGCCGACAGCCACGCCGGCCGACACTCCGAAAATCCCGACAAGGCTCTCGCCGCAGTCGCCACAGGCCACGGTACCGACGAGCGCGGCCTCGCTTACCTCAAGTCCGGCGGCGATGCTCGCGTCTCGCGCGACGGTGACTGGTCCGAGACCTATGCCTGCAATCTCTTCGACTGGCACCTCAAAGTTCAGGACACCCTCGACTGGTTCGCAGGCTCCGCCCAGTGGGTCTTCAAAGACTTCACCACGCCGCTCCGCGTCGATAACCCCGTTCCCCGTATCAATCAGAAGGGCCTCATCACACGCGACATGCAGAAGAAAGAAGGCTACTTCGTCTTCCAGTCCTATTGGAGCGAACAGCCCATGGCACACATCTACGGTCACTCATGGCCCATCCGCTGGGGAGCTGAAGGTGAGCAGAAGATGGTCAAGGTGTACTCCAACTGCGAGACCGCGGAGCTCTTCGTCAATGGCGTCTCCGCTGGCATCCGCCACCGCAACAGCCAGGACTTCCCTGCAGCCGGCCTGCGCTGGATGACCCCATTTGTCGAAGGTACGAACAAACTCCATGTTGTTGCTAAGCGCGGTACGACCACCGTTACAGATGAAATTGAATTCATCTATCAGACTAAAGCGTGGAAGCCTCCTGCTGCATTCAAACTCCGCGAGCTTCATCGAGAAGCGGATAAAACGATCATCGAGGCTACGCTCCATGATGCGGATGGTACGCTCTGCCTCGATGCACGCAATCGAGTGAGGTTCACTGTCGCTGGAGACGGCAAATTGATGGACAACATGGGCACACCCGATGGATCACGCGTCGTCGAAGCCGCGAATGGACGCGTCCGAATCGGAGTCCGCCATACCGGCAACGGAGATGTCTCGGTAGCTGTCAGCAGCAACGGACTACCTACGACAGCGCTCGGTATCAAGCGAACATAGCCAGTAGAAGATGTTTTGAAATTGGCGGCCGCATCCTCTTCTAACCACAATTACGTTGCTCCTCCCGGAATATCAGCTCATCGATCTCCGGGAGGATTTTCTTTTGCACTCACATCTGCACTATTTCATCCGGCCATAGCCTCACGTTCAAGTCAGGTATAGTAAGTTTTCCGGCAGTTGTCGTTCTTTGGAGGTAGTTCCGTGCGTCTTCGACGTGTACTAACAGCAGCTCTCTCACTCGGTCTTGCAGCCTGCGCCGCACATGCGCAGGATCTCGCAAGCTTCGAAAAGCGAACCCACGTCAAAGTGCTTCCCAACGGGCTGACGCTTATCGTCTGCGAACGCCCCGAAGCCCCGGTCTTCAGCTTCTACACCCTCGTCGATGCAGGCTCTGCCGACGACCCGCTCGGCGACAGCGGCCTCGCTCATATGTTCGAGCACATGGCCTTTAAGGGCTCGCAACAGATCGGAACCACAAACTATCCTGCTGAAAAAATTGCGCTCGCCAAGGTCGAGCAGGCCTACGCCGCCTACGACGACGAGTACCGCAAGCGCGTTGGCCAGGACGCACAAAAACTCGCCTCTCTCAAAAAAGCATTCGAAGACGCACAAGAAGCCGCGCAGAAATACGTCATCCCCAATCAGTTCTCTGAGATCGCCGAGCAGAATGGCGCTGTCGACATCAACGCCTCCACCGGCGAAGACTCAACACAATACTTCTGGTCCATGCCCTCCAACCGGCTGGAGCTCTGGGCCTATCTTGAAAGCCAGCGCATCAGTCACCCCGTGCAGCGCGAGTTCTACAAAGAGCGCGACGTCGTCCAGGAGGAGCGCCGCATGCGCATCGACTCCTCCCCCGTCGGCCGCATGGTCGAGCAGTTCCTCGCCACTGCTTACGTCGCCCATCCCTATGGCCGCTCCGGCGTAGGCTGGGAGAGCGAAATCTCGCAAGTCTCCGCCACCGAAGCCGAAGCCTTCCACAAAAAGTATTACGTCCCCTCGAATATCGTCATCGCAGTCGTCGGCGACCTCAAGGCCTCCGAAACAATGCCCGTCCTTGAGAAATACTTCGCGCCCATACCAGCCGGCCCTAAGCCCATTCCGATGACAACCGTCGAGCCACCTCAGTTCGCCGAAAAGTCCGTCGTCATCCGCGAAGCCACGCAGCCCTTTTACATCGAGGGCTACCACCGCCCCGACTACCGCGACCCCGACGACTCCGTCTACGATGCCATCACCGACATCTTCTCCAACGGCCGCACCGCGCGCCTCTACCGCTCACTCGTTCGCGATCAGCGCATCGCGGCTACGGCTGAAGGCTTCTCCGGCTTCCCCGGCTATAAATTCCCCGGCCTCTTCGCCTTCTACGCCGTTCCGTTGCCCGGCCATACACCCGATGAAATCAGCGCTTCCATCCATAAAGAGCTTGACCGTCTCAAATCCGAAGACGTCACCGACGACGAGCTCACTCGCTTCAAAACACGCGCCCGCGCCGACCTGCTTCGTGGCCTCGCTGACAACGATGGACTTGCCCACCAGCTCGCCGAATACCAGACCCGCTACGGCGACTGGCGCCAGCTCTTCCGCGACCTCGACAAGATCAATGCCGTCAGTAAAGCCGACATTCGCCGCGTCGCCAACAAGATCTTCGTCGAAAGCAACCGCACCAGTGCCCGTATTGAATACGTCGCGCCGCAGAAGCCTTCCAAAGACAGCCAGGGAGGCGCCGAGTGAACCATCTCATGAATCGTTATCAGCTAGCTTTCTCCACTGCACTTATCGCCGCCATCGTGACGCCTTCCATCGCCGCTGCGCAGGCCACCTCAGCAGCACCCGCGAAGCCCGCCGCAACAGCCAGCGCGCCTGCTCAGCCCTGGAAGAAGATTCCGATTCCACCGCTACACGCCTTCAAGCCTGAGCAGCCCAAGCGCGTCGAGCTCGCGAACGGCATGGTCATCTTCCTTCAGGAGGACCACGAGCTTCCCTTCATCAACGGCTCCATTCTCATTCGCGGAGGCAGCCGCGATGAGCCCGCCGACAAAGTTGGACTCGTCTCCATGTACGGCCAGACCTGGCGCACCAGCGGCACCTCGGCTATCAGCGGAGACAAACTCGACGATCAGCTTGAGCTCAAGGCTGCTCGCATCGAAACCTCCGGCGGCCAGGCCAGCACCTCTCTCCGCTGGTCCAGCTTCAAATCCGACTTCGACTCCGTCTTCGCCTCTGCCGTCGATCTCCTTCTCCACCCAGCCTTCAAGGCCGACAAACTCGCTCTCGCGAAGCGCCAGCTGGATGCCGGTATCGCACGACAGAACGACGACGCCAGCGGCATCGCCATCCGCGAAGCCATCAAGCTTGTCTACGGCCCAACCAGCCCTTATGCCCGCAGGCCGCAATACGCAACCATCGCTGCCGTTACGCTCGACGACTTCAAGGCATGGCACGATCGTACCGTTGTTCCCAACGGCATGATCCTCTCCGTCTCCGGCGACTTCAATTCCTCCGAGATGGAGCGCAAGCTGCGCGCAGCCTTCGACCCACTTCCTCGCGGACAGGTCATCGGTGCTGAAAAATTCACGTTCGCCGATCCCACCCCTGGTGTCCGCTTCGCCAATAAGGACGACGTCAACCAGTCCAACGTCCTCATCGTCGGCCTCGGCACCGAACGCTCCAATCCCGACTACTACGCCCTCAGCGTGATGAACCAGATCTTCTCCGGAGGCTTCGGCTCGCGCGTCGTGCAGAACGTCCGCACGAAGCTCGGCCTCGCTTACTCCGTCGACGGCAGCTTCGGCGCGTCCTACGACCATCCCGGCATCTTTTACGTCATCGCTGGCACTAAAAGCTCTTCAACAGTCGCTGCCACCAAGGCGATGCTCGACGAGGTTAACCGCCTCAAGACGGTGCCACCCACCGCGGCAGAGCTTGCCAAGGCCAAAGACCAGCTGCTGAACTCCTTCATCTTCAACTATGACTCGCCCGAGAAAACGCTCGGCGAGCAGGTAACGCTTGCCTTCTACGGCTACCCTTCCGACTTCCTCGAAAAATATAAGAGTGCCATCGAACAGGTCACCGCAGCCGACATCTCCCGCGTAGCCAACAAGTACGTCGACCCATCCAAACTGGGAATCGTCGTCGTCGGCAATCAGCCCGAGATCAAGCCGCCTCTCTCCGAGCTCGGCAAAGTTACCGACCTCGACATCGCCATTCCACCACCACCGGGCAAACCCGGTCAGTAGAACCCACCGCTAAGATAGCGAGTCAGGAAATGATCGCGTTCCTCGAAACCGCATTTCCTGCTCGCTGCATCATCATTGGTTCAACTTTCGCAATCTATCCACAAGCTCCGCTACTCGTAAACTCATACGCTGCAATACATCTCCCGCATTCCCACAAAACACCGCATATTTCCACATAAAAACAGGCTTTTTCCCTCTTGCATTCACGCCGGATAGGCGTAGATTTCAAACCAACGGAGGAGCAATCCTTCAGAAGGAGAGAGTATAAGAAGGGGTCATCAAGAGGATCGGCAACGAGACTCACGCAGCGCTCAGGCAACTGGGATGATGTGGATGGAACCAGACAAGCTCTTGCAGAGGAATGAGGCAGCAGACGCGCACAGGAAGCGCGGGGCAACCCGCAAGGCCTGAGGAAGTCTGAGGGTTCAGGAGACTGCGATTCGGTGATCCGAACCGGATCTTCGAGAATCGGACAAGCCGGGGGCGATCTTCTCGCAAGAGAGATCGCCCCTTCGCTATGTCAACATTCGTTTTGTATCTCTACGCCAACTACTTCCATCGCTCCGGCATCCACGTTATCTGGAACGCCGCGCTGGTATCGCTCTGCGCTCCAGGCTTATAAATCGGAGCCTTCCACCGCTCATACTGCAGCCAGCCGCGCACTTCAAAATCACGTTTGACCCGCTTTACCACCGACACCTGAAAGCTATTCTGCGTCGTGCCACCAGGAATAAAATCCTTCGCAGCCTTCGCGCCACGATACGAAACCTGCACCTGCTCACTCGGCGAAAGATGATAGGTCAGCCAGGCCTGCCCGCCCATCGACTCGCGTCCAATCCAATCGCCCAGGATGTAACCCTTATTCGTATATCCCTGCTTCTGGATATACTCCGCGTAAAGAAATCCTCCGCCATTACTACGACTTGTTGGAGGATCGGTACTAATTCCCTCAACGCGAAAATCCATCTGCTTCAATCCAGGAAAATGCGATAGATAGATCCCCGGACGGACAGCAGCCCGCCGCGGAGCACTGATCGGGCTGACATCGTCATGCGCGAACGAATCCGAATACACCGTCAGCCAATTCCGTACAAACGGCAGCCGATACGAAAAATCAAAGCTTCCAAAGCGCGCCCCCGGATCGTCTCGCGATTCCTTCTCTTCAAGAGTCACATTCTGAAAGCTGAAGAAGCTTTTCAGAAAGCTGTGAATCGTAATCGGGACATGTCCCTCGCCGCCCCAGATCACCGACCGCTCAAAGCCCATCTCAAGATTTTCCGTAGGCTTGAAGCTCACTTTCTCCGCATGAATCCACGGAGCATTCGGTGCCGTATGCCCCTTCAAACTGCCCACAAAAAACTGATATCGGAATGGCCCCGTCACCTTGGAAAGCAGCGGTACGTAGAGCGGCTCAACGCGGTCGATCTGAAACGCATAGATATTCTCCGCATTGTTGCTCCATGCAAAACTGCCTCCCTGCCCTGGTCCAAGCCAATGATCGCTCTTGCCAAACGAAATCTCATGGTTCAGCAGCAGGTAGGAGACATTCGCTTCAACGATCCTGAAATCATTCGCCGACGCAATCGGTCCCATAGGAATCGTCGCTTGGCTGACATTGCTGGAGAAAGGTACCAGATCAATATTCGATAGCTGGTGACTCAAACCAGTCGAATAGCCACTTGTCCCCGGAGCATGCTGATACTCTCCGCGGAAGTAAAGTGAAAACCTCCCGCTCTGCGCCCGCGCACTCAAACCGGTGACATTGTTGAAGCCCTCCGCATAGGGCCGTCCATAATCGTTGACGATCGTCTGCCCAAGATGAAAACTGTCGCGCAGCGGAGTTCCCGCAATGCCCAGCGCACGCGTATACACACTCTCCAACACCGTATGTGGCGTGTGCGGATCATTCATCTGATCCACATCAGGCGCCATCTCACGCTCAAGCGCATGAAATATTCCGCACGCCTCGCTGTCGTCATCCGTATTCGAAATTTTGTCCGCCGTCTCCGTGAGCATGTTCACAATGCTCATCCGCGTCCATGGACGCATCCCCATATACGCCGTATCGATGTATCCAAGCCCCCGCAACCGATCCACCGCCGGATAGATCCAGCTATCCACCGGCACATACGTCGATCCCTGCAACGGAACAAAACGGCTCTGGATAACCAGCATATCTTTGCAACCGACGCTCTGTGCCTGGCATTCAACAAACGCCGAGCCCAGCAAAGCTGCCGCGCAAACAAGTAAAGAAATTCTCATGGGACGCATCAAAAGAAACAGGGACGGCGCTCTCGCACAAGCACCTGCTTCAACCGTAACATCGGCCAAACTTCACCCGAGACTATCTTTAGGGCACACTGGATGACGTTCCCTGCACCACCATCCGCCAAAAACAAGCGCCTGCGTGAGAAGATAACCACACATGGATACTCCGCAACTCGCCATCGCCATCATGGCCGCCGGCAAAGGCACACGCCTCAAGAGCAAGCGCCCCAAGGTTCTGCACGAGATCGGTGGACGCGCTCTTCTCCTCCACGTCATTGCTGCTGCTGAGAAAATTGTCCCCGCCAATCGTATCTACTGCATCATCGGCCACGAAGCCGACAGCGTCCGCGCAGCCGTCGAATCCACCGGCGTTCAGTTCGTCCTTCAACCCGAGCAGCGCGGCACCGGCCACGCCCTGCAGATGGTCAAGGCCTTCTTCGCACTCTCCGGCCAGCCCATCCCAGAGAACCTCCTCGTCCTTTCCGGCGATGTGCCACTCATCCGTCCCGAGACGATCGCCTCCATCGCCGACGTTCACCTCCGCGAACATGCCGCGATGACCATCCTCACCGCCGTTCCCTCCGACCCCACCGGCTACGGCCGCATTCTTCGCGCCAGCCCCGACAAACCCGACGTCACCGCCATCGTCGAACAAAAATCCCTCAAGCCCGACCAGCTCGCAACACCCGAGATCAACTCCGGCATCTACTGTTTCCGCACCGCTGCGCTTTTCGACAAGCTCGACAAGCTCGACACCAACAACGCGCACGGCGAGTTCTACCTCACCGACGTCGCCGGCATGCTCGTCGCCGATGGGCAGCGCGTCGTTGCCGTCAAAGCCGACTCCGTCGATGAAGTCCTCGGCGCTAACACCATCGCCGAGATGATGCACCTCGACGCAGCCATGCGCCTCGCCACCGCACGACGCCTCATGGCCTCCGGCGTCACCATCTTCCGCCCCGACACCTGCGTCATCGACTCCGAGGTCGAAGTCGGCGCCGATACCATCCTCGAGCCCTTCGTCCAGCTCCTCGGCAAAACCCGCATCGGCTCCGACTGCCGCATCCGCTCCTACTCCGTCATTCAGAACTCCTCCATCGGCGACAACGTCACCATCCGCAACGGCTGCATCATG is a genomic window containing:
- a CDS encoding M16 family metallopeptidase; this translates as MNHLMNRYQLAFSTALIAAIVTPSIAAAQATSAAPAKPAATASAPAQPWKKIPIPPLHAFKPEQPKRVELANGMVIFLQEDHELPFINGSILIRGGSRDEPADKVGLVSMYGQTWRTSGTSAISGDKLDDQLELKAARIETSGGQASTSLRWSSFKSDFDSVFASAVDLLLHPAFKADKLALAKRQLDAGIARQNDDASGIAIREAIKLVYGPTSPYARRPQYATIAAVTLDDFKAWHDRTVVPNGMILSVSGDFNSSEMERKLRAAFDPLPRGQVIGAEKFTFADPTPGVRFANKDDVNQSNVLIVGLGTERSNPDYYALSVMNQIFSGGFGSRVVQNVRTKLGLAYSVDGSFGASYDHPGIFYVIAGTKSSSTVAATKAMLDEVNRLKTVPPTAAELAKAKDQLLNSFIFNYDSPEKTLGEQVTLAFYGYPSDFLEKYKSAIEQVTAADISRVANKYVDPSKLGIVVVGNQPEIKPPLSELGKVTDLDIAIPPPPGKPGQ
- a CDS encoding capsule assembly Wzi family protein; amino-acid sequence: MLVIQSRFVPLQGSTYVPVDSWIYPAVDRLRGLGYIDTAYMGMRPWTRMSIVNMLTETADKISNTDDDSEACGIFHALEREMAPDVDQMNDPHTPHTVLESVYTRALGIAGTPLRDSFHLGQTIVNDYGRPYAEGFNNVTGLSARAQSGRFSLYFRGEYQHAPGTSGYSTGLSHQLSNIDLVPFSSNVSQATIPMGPIASANDFRIVEANVSYLLLNHEISFGKSDHWLGPGQGGSFAWSNNAENIYAFQIDRVEPLYVPLLSKVTGPFRYQFFVGSLKGHTAPNAPWIHAEKVSFKPTENLEMGFERSVIWGGEGHVPITIHSFLKSFFSFQNVTLEEKESRDDPGARFGSFDFSYRLPFVRNWLTVYSDSFAHDDVSPISAPRRAAVRPGIYLSHFPGLKQMDFRVEGISTDPPTSRSNGGGFLYAEYIQKQGYTNKGYILGDWIGRESMGGQAWLTYHLSPSEQVQVSYRGAKAAKDFIPGGTTQNSFQVSVVKRVKRDFEVRGWLQYERWKAPIYKPGAQSDTSAAFQITWMPERWK
- the glmU gene encoding bifunctional UDP-N-acetylglucosamine diphosphorylase/glucosamine-1-phosphate N-acetyltransferase GlmU, whose product is MDTPQLAIAIMAAGKGTRLKSKRPKVLHEIGGRALLLHVIAAAEKIVPANRIYCIIGHEADSVRAAVESTGVQFVLQPEQRGTGHALQMVKAFFALSGQPIPENLLVLSGDVPLIRPETIASIADVHLREHAAMTILTAVPSDPTGYGRILRASPDKPDVTAIVEQKSLKPDQLATPEINSGIYCFRTAALFDKLDKLDTNNAHGEFYLTDVAGMLVADGQRVVAVKADSVDEVLGANTIAEMMHLDAAMRLATARRLMASGVTIFRPDTCVIDSEVEVGADTILEPFVQLLGKTRIGSDCRIRSYSVIQNSSIGDNVTIRNGCIMDSSTIANAAIIGPYSHLRPDSRIGEAAHVGNFVETKKVTLGAGSKANHLNYLGDAVIGSNVNVGAGAITCNYDGVNKHQTTIGDNVFVGSDSTLVAPVTIESGAYIAAGSSITEDVPSGALALGRARQVTKPGWVAAKKAKQNTAKK
- a CDS encoding M16 family metallopeptidase, whose amino-acid sequence is MRLRRVLTAALSLGLAACAAHAQDLASFEKRTHVKVLPNGLTLIVCERPEAPVFSFYTLVDAGSADDPLGDSGLAHMFEHMAFKGSQQIGTTNYPAEKIALAKVEQAYAAYDDEYRKRVGQDAQKLASLKKAFEDAQEAAQKYVIPNQFSEIAEQNGAVDINASTGEDSTQYFWSMPSNRLELWAYLESQRISHPVQREFYKERDVVQEERRMRIDSSPVGRMVEQFLATAYVAHPYGRSGVGWESEISQVSATEAEAFHKKYYVPSNIVIAVVGDLKASETMPVLEKYFAPIPAGPKPIPMTTVEPPQFAEKSVVIREATQPFYIEGYHRPDYRDPDDSVYDAITDIFSNGRTARLYRSLVRDQRIAATAEGFSGFPGYKFPGLFAFYAVPLPGHTPDEISASIHKELDRLKSEDVTDDELTRFKTRARADLLRGLADNDGLAHQLAEYQTRYGDWRQLFRDLDKINAVSKADIRRVANKIFVESNRTSARIEYVAPQKPSKDSQGGAE
- a CDS encoding glycoside hydrolase family 2 protein, encoding MARLAADPAHPDNTQRLSHGWEYLQETLSGPWEVWHSQEIASWQSIAMPHCFNAYDGCDPDTACYRGNGWYRTHLPIANPYPNGRTLLHFEGAGQDTTIYIGDTLIGKHVGGYDEFVFDITEAVAKLPPPPPPDPKKKKSADGVPVAILCDNSRDLDRMPSDLSDFTLYGGLYRHVNLVYAPVVSLEAVHIKTTLPSPKSPAQIEVVATLYNPVKSTDTVTLTTEILDTAGTTVHTAKQTLAPWTGTKSLTNFSLRSPKLWSPATPHLYQCRITLSTSGSEITSHETFGIRHTEWVDHGPFKLNGERLLLRGTHRHEDHAGYAAAMPDDLIEQEMHLIKELGANFIRLAHYQQSRRVLELCDSLGILVWEEIPWCRGGIGSEVFQEMGRRTLRNMITQHYNHPSVLLWGLGNEDDWPTEYPEVNQQKIRAYLSELNDLSHQLDPSRMTTIRRCDFARDIPDVYSPSIWAGWYSGTYPEYQKSLETQRERVKHLFHAEWGADSHAGRHSENPDKALAAVATGHGTDERGLAYLKSGGDARVSRDGDWSETYACNLFDWHLKVQDTLDWFAGSAQWVFKDFTTPLRVDNPVPRINQKGLITRDMQKKEGYFVFQSYWSEQPMAHIYGHSWPIRWGAEGEQKMVKVYSNCETAELFVNGVSAGIRHRNSQDFPAAGLRWMTPFVEGTNKLHVVAKRGTTTVTDEIEFIYQTKAWKPPAAFKLRELHREADKTIIEATLHDADGTLCLDARNRVRFTVAGDGKLMDNMGTPDGSRVVEAANGRVRIGVRHTGNGDVSVAVSSNGLPTTALGIKRT